CAACCGTTGGATGGGCGTTGCCTCGTAAAAGGAACTTATTAAAAACGCGTCTCGTACACTGAAACGGCAGAGGCGCGACGTGAGTAAAACTAAAGGAATGTTTTATGACCGGGAGCATTTCCCAGGCAAACGAAAAGACACTGATATTAGTGAAGGACAAAGCTGGGCAAGCCATGATATAGGCccgacatcaccaaaaccctcctctccgaccaagaggtcgggcagcaggattttgtggggctattgtggggccaaagaatttgtgaccctgacccactttacattagggcccaaggcccgagccgaggagaggCATTGCTGATGACAtataatgaaagtccaaatagcCTTGAGACATAgctgaggatgattctgtcctcggcatcccaaagcaCTCCTAAATCAAAGGGcaagaacggtataggaacagtttagGGAAAAGTCGAACACATCCACGTTGATGGATAAAGGACCCCTGGACAATTTGGCgacaaagaacaaagaaaaggcTGCCATttctgcaattaaatactctgcgccagatagagcaatacttttcagcttttacaaccacccccaaccactttgggtatgggctgatgggacatgTATTAGCCCTgaaaagctgaacctacacgtggacgttggaggaagagtaaaggctaatataaaaagagaggTAAGCAATCCAAAggaaggggctgggaaaaaaaggccaagaaccagtgCCTCCCAGGCCATGCTGAGGAGAAAGAATTTTCGAGCAAACATGGTTCACCTCTGTATGAGTACCATGACCacccaccgtccggtgaccaagacctagcctttcaaggccacgctctacaaattatattgtttgggcccttaacgtgcgaacccaacatcattttagggtcgttacaaattgagtccttacagtaCTAAAACTATTTATGATTGAtcttaaactaattttttaatctttatttattttatttttgtatatacCATTAAACAATCACTCAAAAACTCATTGCAATATCACATTCAAAAGAAAGCAATATTCCTTAAATTCATATCTTTGAGCTAGTATAGGGGTTTAACATCAGTATTCTTATTCTAGATAGAGAATTGTGTAGTATTCTCCAAGTCTTAAACATTTTTTCTCTTAAGGTTGGTTTGGATAGAACGTTCACGTCTACGTTTGTTCTCCTtgcgtgttttcagtttttttttttaagaccatCGCCTGGTGTACTGTTCATGAGACATGAATAGTGCACCAAGGcatatgaacagtaaaaaaGGAGTTAACAGTAAtttttcatacatttaaaaattattttgctacagtgttttcagttttcaacaaaataagttgtatccaaacgcacacttaaaaTATGTATCAATTATAGAtaagtttctcattaaaatacctatatatatatatatatatatattagaacctgaatattaaaatttaaatactaaCTATAAAGTcacttttttcacttttttttcacttaaaaaatgtaaaatattatttatgctaaaaaaataaaagaaacagcctatttatgtttgtttttatattaatgCTTCAATAGTCTATAATTACACATtctacaaacaatattatttttagaggatcaaacacaaatatataaacaaacgtATAACAAATAGCAATAACACTAATCATGGTAAAATAAGCAAACAAATAAGTTAGTAACCTTtgttgaaaagtaaaaaataatataaggtGCCAGCAACAAGCCACTAAACTGGTACTGTGTGGCGTCATATACAAGCTAAataaacaccttttttttttttttttttttaatattaaaacaGAGATACTTTTTAGTCTTTTTCCTCCAAACAGATAGAAATCTCGGCAAAAGATAAAACTAAATATAGAGAAACAGAAATATACCGCATTTCCATTGGTCTACTGGCCACTAATTTGGAGGTCGCCAGTCGTTGATTCACTTGAACGGAGGCTGGAGCGTAGCAATCGACAAGAACCAAAGAAAACTGTTGAGTTTGTTGCAGTGCTGAGATTGCAGTGGTACAaggaattttttgttttattcatatttattttaagtaaataacCTTTATATGtcaaagatttttatttttggtatttggagGAGCTAATGGGCCAAGGAATGGActggattttttaaattttttttttttttttttttttttttttttttttccttaatgaaTCTTAAGATATGTGAGAGACAAGtgaattttaactaaatatcgaatccataatatttttttttctcaaattcgGGGAGGGCCAATAATTTGATTTacaaacaatttatatataatttttttttttcaatttattaaggcagtaaatgaaaatttaaaaaaattaggggggCCTCAACATGGCTCCGCCAGTAAATGGTATGATATGTTTCTTATGGCAAATACGAACCAAATTTGTTTGTCCAATTAGTTTTCTTAATTGATATCTCCTCATGCCTGCATCAAGAAATTATTTGGATCATAATGGTCTGTCCAAGTTAATAAATGGATTGCACAAGATTTGCTTAATCGATTGGTTTGACCTTTCTATTATCCTTGGTTGCCCAAAAATTtggtgtttttaaaaatatcctacaaaattgatcaattagAATATAAATTATGGTAAGATAACAAAGCACTACCTACTCTTACATTACGAGAATAAAAATTGTTGCAGTATCCCAAACCGGGGAAAGGTTGTTGTAAGATCATCAAACATAAGGGAGGATCCTGTAATTTTCTTTGGTCAGGCACTAGATGCTTAAAATACTTctatgataaaaattaaaatttacaagTGATtgaaagttatatatatatacacacacttcaaaattgattttggtaGAGTAATATTGGCTATGCTGGTATTTATTAGGTTAGGTCTCATTTTGAATCCGTTTAATGagaaatattaaattatagtaTTTAGCCAGATTTATACACAACAAAAAATCCTTAGTCTCAAAACTCTGGGGTCAATTATGGATTCTCAATAGACTAATCGAGGTCAACAAAAAACCCTTAGTCTCATTTTTAAGCCTAATTTGCATCCAAACTTCAAAAATAAGCCACCCAAAAGCTAAACTAACACCAATCCTATGCATGCATCCAAGCCCGCTTACTTTTTTTCACACTTAACTTATTTCTATaccattctcaaaaaaaaaaaaaaaaaaaaaaaaaaaaaaaaaaaaaaaaaacttatttctatACCACTTTCAGTCAATAAACCAATCTAATCGCACTCTAAATTTTCTGTTTGTTGATTGTGATAATCTTACTgtaaattttccttaaaaatcgTTATAGCATGGTTAGCACAACTCTACTTTTTAGGACTTTAAATTTGTTTCTTAGGAAAAATTCTCAAATCTACATTTAAGAAATATTATTCGAGGCCCCAAAGTTTTTTAAGTTCTGTGAATTCCAAGATTTCTAAGTGATGAATTTTCAGGCTTTCTTTGGTCCAGGCCCACAAGTGctttttcacttattttttgcCCAAATGCTCCGCTTTCGTAAAAGTGGTTGAAACTCGAGCATACAGTAGTACagagagagacacacacacacaactaaGAACACACAAGTGTGGAAGATTAGGATTTGGGTCTGAGttcttttcttcctcctttGTCTTGATTGACACTTACTTAAGCATGTGTCTCAaaagtgtttgtttgtttgtttttttttttttttttttttaaattgattggAATATTTCATTTAGGTGAAGTTGggttttgttacttttgtaaAGCTCTTTTGAGGTAACCTTTATTTCCCCAAATTTGTTGCGTAAGCTCAAATTGTGTAAAACTTTAGTACAGGACCATTGTAACTTTTTAATTATAGTGGGTTGTTTGGAGCTTGACCCATGAATGTAGACTTAGTGCCACGTAAATCTTGTGTGTATTGTATATGCTTATGTGTTTGATAATTTGTCTCTTAGATTCTATATTACATACCTTGCTAACTTAGCCTTGGAATATGTTGTGGCTAACTTCCATTACCTTATAGTTAATAAATTAACACTTGATTAACAAtaaatacatatttatttatttattgatggAACTTGATTAACAATATTGATTGATTCTCACCAAGAAGTTGGTGATATTTTCCCACAAATTTAGGATTCGAAATTTTTGCATCCATTGATTAAGTACATAGAGAAATATGGACAACTGCAACACATGCTTAGACAAACTTCGATTAGAATTGCATGTCCTAGAATACTTCAAATTTCTTAATTAGCTATTTAGACAAGATACTAAATTAGAACCACTATCCCTTCCGTAATGACATCAACCAACGAAATATATGCATCTATGAAGCCATTGAAGCTACACCTTAACATCCTCATCATCTCCTTCATTAAATTCAACCACAGCCACCCTCTGCACATTTTTGTAAGAATACCTTCGAGCCAAGAACACATAGAAGATCATGTTCACCGCAGTTATGCCCGCTAACAGCCAGTAAAATTTGTCTAAGCGGCTAGTATTCAAATCTTTACCAAACCAACCATGTCCGCCCTTCTTGGTTACGCGGGCAACAATTGTTATCAACCAGCTACTGACGAAATTTGCGGCTCCTATCACACTAAGGTAAAATGCAATACCTAAGCTTCTCATGGAATCAGGAACTTGGTCGTAAAAGTACTCCTGCAAGCCCACCAGAGTAAATCCATCTCCAAAACCAATGATGAGATATTGTGGAGCCAACCAGAAAATACTCATTGAAAGTGAACTCTTTTTTGGATCATTCTCTACTACATTTAGTCTTTTCTTTTCAACAAGGGCTGCAACCACCATTGTAACAATTGAGAATAGCATCCCAATACCAATCCTCTGGAGGATATTGATGCCTCGCTCATTTCCTGTCGCTTTTCGTAACTTAGGGACGAGGATTTTCTCGTAGATGGTAACAGAGACTATCATTCCTATCGCAGCCAGGCCGTAAACTGAGGCTGGGGGCATCTCAAAACCGTTTGCAATTTTTCGATCCAGAGTAACACCTTGTTTGATGAAGAAAGTGGTGCCTTGTGCTACACAAATTCCAAATGGTAGAGTAGCAATCCATATGGGAATCATATTCAGAATAAGCTTCAACTCCTCGACCTTGGTTATGGTTGCCAGTCTACAAGGGCTTTGTTTCTCAGCCGGACTATCGTTGTCTTCCAGAATAGCTGCTTTGTCGAGAAACCTGCAATGCATTAGCAATAAATTATTCATGTAGTACTCTTGACATACTGCTTGACAAGAAGTTGCATTTaattaaaactgaaaaatgaGGGATCCACATGCATACTTGAGCTTGCTTGTGTGGCACAGAAACCTCCCAATGTTTTTCTCTGACTTGGGAATTTCATACAATTGAGAAGGATCGGAAGGGTAAGGGAGATTTCTCTTTCTAATGGCTGCAACAAGAACTTTGAACAATGGTGTCAAGGGACTCCCTGTTGCTGCCCTATAACGGTAAAACGGCCTtcccatgaagaaaatgacaagTGACACTGCCATGACTACTGTGAGAACAATATATGAAACACCCCAGTTGACATGGTCTTGCACATACACAATCACAGTGACCCCAAGAATGAGTCCAGAACAAAGGGCAAAGTTCCACCAGTTGAAGTAGGTCAtcttctgttttctttcttcagtGTGATCATCATCAAACTGGTCAGCTCCAAAACTCTCCAATGCAGGTTTATGCCCTCCAGTTCCTATAGAAATTAGGTATATGGCAAGGAAAAAGAACACCTCGTGAATCTTCCTAGGTTCGGTGCACAATTTAGATTCACAAGCCCTCAAGCCTGGTAGGAACCAGGCCAAAGTTAGGAGAATCAAACCCTGTTTTCCAACATCAAGCacaaatttttgttaatttattatCTTAAATTCAGAATATGCAGTtacttaaatttgttttaaaatgaaGGACATGATCTTAACCAGACAATTCTAATGAAATTACCATGAGGTAGATGATGGTTGAAACGAGAACTGTTCTGAATCGGCCCAGATAAGCATCAGCTACAAAACCTCCCAACAGTGGCATCAATGTGGTAACACCAGACCAGTGGTTCACGCTCTTCGCTGCTGTCTCAAGGTCTTCATGAATTACCTTTGTAAGGTAAATGATTAAGCTAGTTGCAATTCCAAAGTAACTCAACCTCTCACTGAACTCAATTGCTGCTCAATGAAACACAAGacaataacaaaatttagtCAAGGGTACTTTCTTTGTCCTCTTCTTCACCTGGTTAGTTAAGATGTAAATTGACTATGAAATTGTACTGCCTCTAGTTCCAAATAAGTGAAGCATTGAAATGAAacaattatttatgaaaatataaagatagatgtagtcattaaaaaaatatattatttgctTTATATTAGAGGTTGTGCAATTTTTAATAAGGATCTTCAAAAGAAATTGAGTGGTGTACAAATTGAGCTGCTACTTTTGAaaagtttcatttattttgagtCAACTCAAATGGcaaatcatattatttattgtgGGACTAAGGGAATAGTAAATTGAGGAATATAACTATGGCAGCACATTACCAATTTACACATAGATGATGGAAAATAAGTGCACACGTCTCGAAATTTAtgcaaaacacaaaaagatt
The sequence above is drawn from the Quercus robur chromosome 7, dhQueRobu3.1, whole genome shotgun sequence genome and encodes:
- the LOC126692679 gene encoding protein NRT1/ PTR FAMILY 5.6-like encodes the protein MDQNRGEESRGVFEENCVHDSSVDHKGRVPLRASTGVWKASRFIIAIEFSERLSYFGIATSLIIYLTKVIHEDLETAAKSVNHWSGVTTLMPLLGGFVADAYLGRFRTVLVSTIIYLMGLILLTLAWFLPGLRACESKLCTEPRKIHEVFFFLAIYLISIGTGGHKPALESFGADQFDDDHTEERKQKMTYFNWWNFALCSGLILGVTVIVYVQDHVNWGVSYIVLTVVMAVSLVIFFMGRPFYRYRAATGSPLTPLFKVLVAAIRKRNLPYPSDPSQLYEIPKSEKNIGRFLCHTSKLKFLDKAAILEDNDSPAEKQSPCRLATITKVEELKLILNMIPIWIATLPFGICVAQGTTFFIKQGVTLDRKIANGFEMPPASVYGLAAIGMIVSVTIYEKILVPKLRKATGNERGINILQRIGIGMLFSIVTMVVAALVEKKRLNVVENDPKKSSLSMSIFWLAPQYLIIGFGDGFTLVGLQEYFYDQVPDSMRSLGIAFYLSVIGAANFVSSWLITIVARVTKKGGHGWFGKDLNTSRLDKFYWLLAGITAVNMIFYVFLARRYSYKNVQRVAVVEFNEGDDEDVKV